In the Mycolicibacter minnesotensis genome, GCCGCGATAGGTGACGGAGTTGTTGAGTCCGGTCAGCCGCAGCACCTTGTCGACGCGCTCGATCGTGATGCGATTGTCGGCACCGCTGATGGTGACCTCCTCGCAGCGGCCCCGGACCGTCAGCTTGTTGTTCGAACCGACCACATTCAGTGACTTGCCGTCTGCGCAGTCCAATGCCGACGTTGCACCGAATGACTCGTAGCTGATCGTGTTCGAGAACCGCCCCTCGTAGTTCTTCGAGATCCGGCCGGACTTGGGAGGCGCCTCGGACTCGCACCCGGCGACGGCAACCGCCAGCAGTGCCATCCCCCCGGCAAGCAACGCCCGGAGGTGGAGGTGGCGCCCGTGGATCACGCCGGTACGCGTTGGAGCCGGTTGGTCATCCCCAGCTCACGTCCGCGATCGAACAGCAGCGGGTCGCCGTTGTGGTAGTACACGGTCGTGTC is a window encoding:
- a CDS encoding DUF3060 domain-containing protein, which produces MALLAVAVAGCESEAPPKSGRISKNYEGRFSNTISYESFGATSALDCADGKSLNVVGSNNKLTVRGRCEEVTISGADNRITIERVDKVLRLTGLNNSVTYRGGEPKVDNHGSRNTVTDKR